One window of Saccharopolyspora phatthalungensis genomic DNA carries:
- a CDS encoding alpha/beta fold hydrolase, with amino-acid sequence MSASPRRRKGLVLIALSCIALVVLGAFLWSGNERPAAAPEPPREALLDVLDGPSGSERVQIDVTLFAPADTPAPAVLLAHGFGGSKDDTAAQAQELVRRGFTVLTYSSRGFGRSTGKIALNDPDYEVADAHQLLDWLARQPEVLRDRDGDPRVGVTGDSYGGALSLLLAGTDPRVDAIAPVMTYNDLGQALLPNAASVDRVGGDTPAHGAFGDQGVFKQAWTGLLFSAGSSPVQRTDQRSQAFPRTDGGSGFRNESANQPLTCGNFTPQVCAAYAEVAQTGRAGSATLELLNRVSPKTVTANIKVPTLLVQGERDTLFGLDQSDANARQIAAAGGKVKTIWFAGGHDGATPGPALRERIADWFAFHLGGVPPVPDPGTGFEYDIAGRPQRNGEVPVRTVSAPAYPGVRAERTPRFALQLHGAPTQVVNPPGGNPAATSSLPGAGEVLDAAGSLGRSLARDLPGQVAVFRTEPLDSQLMISGTAQTRLSVASVPGQPATGDAVLFAKLYDVGPDHQRSLIGNAVSPLHVVGLPADGTPVDVAVTLPGVVHPLETNHWLELAVATTDQAYAVPREPAVHRIGLAGDRAVSIPSVRGATTTANVVPMGPLVGIGVILALALAAWLISLIRRKSTDDVDPLLADTPLLIAGLTKSYPDKPTAVQDLSIRVERGQIVGLLGPNGAGKTTTLRMLLGLLKPSSGQIRVFGHRLVGGAPVLSRVGALVETPGFLPHLSGLDNLRYYWAATGRPMLQAHFDEVLQIAGLGTAAHRRARTYSQGMKQRLAIAQAMLGLPELLVLDEPANGLDPPQIHQMREILRRYASTGRAVLVSSHLLAEVEQTCTHVCVMHDGRLVAAGSVADIVAVGGEATFRVDEPERAAEALRTIEGLGPVEIDGDLVHADLAGHPAAVAVNVLVAAGIAVHQVGPRRRLEDAFLQLVGEDHR; translated from the coding sequence GTGTCCGCCTCGCCCCGTCGCCGCAAGGGCCTCGTGCTGATCGCCCTGTCCTGCATAGCCCTCGTGGTGCTCGGCGCTTTCCTGTGGTCCGGTAACGAACGACCGGCCGCCGCCCCGGAACCGCCCCGGGAGGCACTGCTGGACGTGCTGGACGGCCCCAGCGGCAGCGAGCGGGTGCAGATCGACGTCACGCTGTTCGCCCCGGCCGACACCCCGGCGCCCGCGGTGCTGCTAGCGCACGGGTTCGGCGGCAGCAAAGACGACACCGCGGCCCAGGCGCAGGAACTGGTCCGCCGCGGGTTCACCGTGCTGACCTATTCCTCCCGCGGTTTCGGCCGCAGCACCGGCAAGATCGCGCTGAACGACCCCGACTACGAGGTGGCTGACGCCCACCAGTTGCTGGACTGGTTGGCACGCCAGCCGGAGGTGCTGCGCGACCGCGACGGCGATCCGCGCGTCGGCGTCACCGGCGACTCCTACGGCGGCGCGCTGAGCCTGCTGCTGGCCGGGACCGATCCCCGGGTGGATGCGATCGCGCCGGTGATGACCTACAACGACCTTGGCCAGGCGCTGCTGCCCAACGCCGCCTCGGTCGACCGCGTCGGTGGCGACACCCCGGCCCACGGAGCCTTCGGGGACCAGGGCGTGTTCAAGCAGGCCTGGACGGGTCTGCTGTTCTCGGCGGGCAGCTCGCCGGTACAGCGCACCGACCAGCGATCGCAAGCATTCCCGCGCACCGACGGCGGATCCGGCTTCCGCAATGAATCCGCGAATCAGCCGCTGACCTGCGGGAATTTCACCCCGCAGGTGTGCGCCGCCTACGCCGAGGTGGCGCAGACCGGGCGAGCCGGGTCGGCGACGCTGGAACTGCTCAACCGGGTCTCCCCGAAGACCGTCACCGCCAACATCAAGGTGCCGACGCTGCTGGTGCAGGGCGAACGAGACACCCTGTTCGGCCTGGACCAGTCGGATGCCAACGCCCGGCAGATCGCCGCCGCCGGCGGCAAGGTCAAGACGATCTGGTTCGCCGGCGGCCACGACGGCGCCACGCCCGGTCCGGCATTGCGCGAACGCATCGCGGACTGGTTCGCCTTTCACCTCGGCGGGGTGCCGCCGGTGCCCGACCCCGGTACCGGCTTCGAATACGACATCGCCGGCAGACCTCAGCGCAACGGCGAGGTCCCGGTCCGCACCGTGTCCGCACCCGCCTATCCGGGCGTGCGAGCAGAGCGCACCCCGCGCTTCGCGCTGCAACTGCACGGCGCGCCGACGCAGGTCGTCAACCCGCCGGGCGGCAATCCGGCCGCCACCAGTTCGCTGCCAGGCGCCGGCGAGGTGCTCGACGCGGCCGGCAGCCTCGGCCGGTCGCTGGCCCGTGACCTGCCCGGCCAGGTCGCGGTGTTCCGCACCGAACCGCTGGACAGCCAGCTGATGATCTCGGGTACGGCGCAGACCCGCCTGTCGGTGGCGTCGGTGCCTGGCCAGCCCGCGACCGGCGACGCGGTGCTATTCGCCAAGCTCTACGACGTCGGCCCGGACCACCAGCGCAGTCTGATCGGCAACGCCGTGTCCCCGCTGCACGTGGTCGGGTTGCCGGCGGATGGCACCCCGGTCGACGTGGCCGTGACGCTGCCGGGCGTCGTACACCCCCTGGAGACCAACCACTGGCTGGAACTGGCTGTGGCGACGACCGACCAGGCGTACGCGGTGCCGAGAGAACCGGCGGTGCACCGCATCGGCCTAGCCGGCGACAGGGCGGTATCCATTCCGTCCGTGCGGGGCGCGACGACGACCGCCAACGTCGTGCCGATGGGTCCGTTGGTTGGCATCGGCGTCATCCTCGCGCTAGCGCTGGCGGCGTGGCTGATCTCGCTGATCCGGCGCAAGAGCACCGACGACGTCGACCCGCTGCTGGCCGACACCCCGCTGCTGATCGCCGGGCTGACCAAGTCGTACCCGGACAAGCCCACCGCGGTCCAGGACCTGTCGATCCGCGTCGAGCGCGGCCAGATCGTCGGTCTGCTCGGACCGAACGGGGCGGGCAAGACGACCACGCTGCGGATGCTGCTGGGGCTGCTCAAACCCAGTTCCGGGCAGATCCGGGTGTTCGGCCACCGGCTGGTCGGCGGCGCACCGGTGCTGTCCCGGGTCGGCGCTCTGGTGGAGACCCCGGGTTTCCTGCCGCATCTATCCGGCTTGGACAACCTGCGGTACTACTGGGCGGCGACCGGGCGGCCGATGCTGCAGGCCCACTTCGACGAGGTGCTGCAAATCGCCGGGCTCGGCACCGCGGCCCACCGCCGGGCGCGCACTTACAGCCAGGGCATGAAGCAGCGGCTCGCGATCGCCCAGGCGATGCTCGGGCTGCCGGAGCTGCTGGTGCTCGACGAGCCGGCCAACGGGTTGGATCCGCCGCAGATCCACCAGATGCGCGAGATCCTGCGCCGCTACGCCTCAACCGGCCGCGCGGTGCTGGTGTCCAGCCACCTGCTGGCCGAGGTCGAGCAGACGTGCACGCACGTCTGCGTGATGCACGACGGCCGGTTGGTGGCTGCGGGCAGCGTCGCCGACATCGTGGCGGTCGGCGGCGAGGCGACGTTCCGGGTCGACGAGCCGGAGCGGGCCGCCGAGGCGCTGCGCACCATCGAAGGGCTCGGCCCGGTGGAGATCGACGGCGATCTGGTGCACGCCGACCTCGCCGGGCACCCGGCGGCGGTGGCGGTCAACGTGCTGGTCGCCGCCGGGATCGCGGTGCACCAGGTGGGGCCGCGACGTCGGTTGGAGGACGCTTTCTTGCAGTTGGTCGGGGAGGATCACCGGTGA
- a CDS encoding TerC family protein yields the protein MDVPWWVWVATLGGLALLLLLDLVIVDRKPHEVTTAEAAKWVVFYVACAILFGVGVWLFGDSHFAIEYFTGYITEYSLSVDNLFIFMVIMSSFAVPSIHQHRVLLIGILLALVMRGIFIAVGAALIAKFVWIFFIFGAFLLWTAISMVRKKDEDEEYHENAVVRWVRKVFPVTEDYHGSKSSVKIDGKRYLTPMFVVIVAIGSADLLFAVDSIPAIFGITQDPFLVFTANAFALMGLRQLYFLLGGLVDKLVYLSVGLAVILGFIGIKLILHAFHEYHLVPEWLEINNWLSLSVIVLVLAITTWASLVKSKKDAEAQEQEPAENA from the coding sequence CTGGACGTTCCGTGGTGGGTCTGGGTGGCCACGCTCGGTGGCCTGGCCTTACTGCTCTTGCTCGACCTCGTGATCGTGGATCGCAAGCCGCACGAGGTGACCACCGCCGAAGCCGCCAAATGGGTCGTCTTCTATGTGGCTTGCGCGATCCTGTTCGGGGTCGGCGTGTGGTTGTTCGGAGACTCGCACTTCGCGATCGAATATTTCACCGGTTACATCACCGAATACTCGCTGAGCGTGGATAATCTGTTCATCTTCATGGTGATCATGTCCAGCTTCGCCGTTCCGTCGATCCACCAGCATCGGGTGCTGCTGATCGGCATCCTGCTCGCACTGGTGATGCGCGGCATCTTCATCGCGGTCGGCGCCGCGTTGATCGCCAAATTCGTCTGGATCTTCTTCATCTTCGGCGCGTTCCTGCTGTGGACCGCGATCAGCATGGTGCGCAAGAAGGACGAGGACGAGGAGTACCACGAGAACGCCGTGGTCCGCTGGGTCCGCAAGGTGTTCCCGGTGACCGAGGACTACCACGGCTCCAAGTCGAGCGTGAAGATCGACGGCAAGCGCTATCTGACCCCGATGTTCGTGGTGATCGTCGCGATCGGCAGCGCCGACCTGCTATTCGCGGTCGATTCGATCCCGGCGATCTTCGGCATCACCCAGGACCCGTTCCTGGTCTTCACCGCCAACGCATTCGCCCTGATGGGGCTGCGGCAGCTGTACTTCCTGCTCGGCGGGCTGGTGGACAAGCTGGTCTACCTGTCGGTGGGGCTGGCGGTGATCCTCGGGTTCATCGGCATCAAGCTGATCTTGCACGCGTTCCACGAGTACCACCTGGTGCCGGAGTGGCTGGAGATCAACAACTGGTTGTCGTTGTCGGTCATCGTCCTGGTCCTGGCCATCACCACCTGGGCCAGCCTGGTGAAGTCAAAGAAGGACGCCGAGGCGCAGGAACAGGAACCGGCCGAGAACGCTTGA
- a CDS encoding RES family NAD+ phosphorylase gives MARLPQPPAPAALQAMLRRTEDVIAVPAGTRLVRVFTSGGNHPQQWDSFRYAGPLPHARFDPHLPNTQGGPTVTREHGVLYFSISVQTCIAEVYQATSTVDRRTRSPHLVLFRPRRTLRLLDLTGLWPTRAGASQAISSGPKLRTQAWARGIRAAYPELDGLWYRSSMDAGNPSLCLWDPPAATALPDSPDVLLPLSHPGLDVPLGRVCKELSYTLLD, from the coding sequence ATGGCACGGCTACCACAGCCGCCCGCGCCCGCTGCGCTGCAGGCGATGCTCCGGCGCACCGAAGACGTGATCGCGGTGCCCGCCGGCACTCGCCTGGTGCGCGTGTTCACCTCCGGGGGCAACCATCCCCAGCAGTGGGACAGCTTCCGCTATGCCGGCCCGCTGCCGCACGCCAGGTTCGACCCGCACCTGCCCAACACCCAAGGCGGTCCAACCGTCACCCGAGAGCACGGCGTGCTGTACTTCTCGATCTCGGTGCAGACCTGCATCGCCGAGGTCTACCAGGCGACCTCCACAGTGGATCGCCGGACGCGCAGCCCGCACCTGGTGCTGTTTCGTCCACGTCGGACGCTACGACTACTGGACCTGACCGGCCTGTGGCCCACCCGCGCCGGCGCCTCGCAGGCGATCAGCAGCGGGCCCAAGCTGCGCACCCAGGCGTGGGCGCGCGGAATCCGCGCGGCCTATCCGGAGCTCGACGGGCTCTGGTACCGCTCGTCGATGGACGCGGGCAACCCATCGCTGTGCTTGTGGGACCCGCCTGCGGCGACAGCGCTGCCGGACTCGCCCGACGTGCTGTTGCCGTTGAGCCATCCGGGGCTGGACGTACCGCTGGGACGGGTGTGCAAGGAGTTGAGTTACACCCTGCTGGACTAG
- a CDS encoding DNA-binding protein: MSAALETVLARAGLKVTANEFLNLVEDAAKKLTAPQVDPAAHFTDAERVALAEAGLDLTPLDDSEVDARARTVAEQAVLRDTALSVSQAAERVGVDSSRIRHRISERRLIGWKDRGGWRLPAWQFSDTDVLPGLDIVLSLMPVDQPALVLANFMTTPQEDLELGDRPASPREWLLAGGDPQRVAELAATIGTPA, translated from the coding sequence ATGTCAGCCGCGCTGGAGACCGTGTTGGCACGGGCCGGTTTAAAGGTCACTGCCAACGAATTCCTCAATCTGGTCGAGGATGCAGCGAAGAAGCTCACCGCGCCCCAGGTGGACCCGGCTGCGCACTTCACTGATGCGGAACGAGTCGCGCTCGCCGAAGCCGGCCTGGACCTGACCCCGCTGGACGACTCCGAAGTCGACGCCCGCGCGCGGACCGTCGCCGAACAGGCCGTGCTGCGCGACACCGCGCTGTCGGTCAGCCAGGCCGCGGAGCGGGTGGGAGTCGACAGCAGCCGGATCCGCCACCGGATCAGCGAACGACGGTTGATCGGCTGGAAGGACCGCGGCGGGTGGCGACTGCCTGCGTGGCAGTTCAGCGACACCGACGTGCTGCCCGGCCTGGACATCGTGCTGTCGTTGATGCCCGTCGACCAACCGGCGCTCGTATTGGCCAACTTCATGACGACGCCGCAGGAGGACCTCGAACTCGGGGACCGGCCCGCGAGCCCGCGCGAGTGGCTGCTGGCCGGCGGCGACCCGCAGCGGGTCGCCGAGCTCGCCGCCACGATCGGCACCCCGGCCTGA
- a CDS encoding SDR family oxidoreductase, whose translation MSKRFDGRVAIVTGSSRGIGLAIAERLVSEGAKVTLTARKPESLAEAVQGLGGAENALGIAGKADDEEHQAETIAKTVETFGRLDMLVNNAGINPAHGPLIDLDLGIARKTFEVNVLATVAWTQQAYRAWLKEHGGSVLNVSSVAGLRPAPGIGFYGATKAMLAHITKELALELGPDVRVNGIAPAVVKTKFATALYADKEDEIAAGYPLKRLGIPADISGAAAFLLSAEASWITGQILVLDGGVTLRGGV comes from the coding sequence ATGAGCAAGCGTTTCGACGGCCGGGTGGCGATCGTGACCGGGTCGAGCCGAGGCATCGGCCTGGCCATCGCGGAACGCCTGGTCTCCGAAGGCGCGAAGGTCACCCTGACGGCGCGCAAGCCCGAGTCGCTGGCCGAGGCGGTGCAGGGCCTCGGCGGCGCCGAGAACGCGCTCGGCATCGCCGGGAAGGCCGACGACGAGGAGCACCAGGCCGAGACGATCGCCAAGACCGTGGAGACCTTCGGCCGGCTGGACATGCTGGTCAACAACGCCGGCATCAACCCGGCCCACGGCCCGCTGATCGACCTGGATCTGGGAATCGCGCGCAAGACCTTCGAGGTCAATGTGCTCGCGACGGTGGCGTGGACCCAGCAGGCCTACCGGGCGTGGCTGAAGGAGCATGGCGGTTCGGTGCTCAACGTGTCCTCCGTGGCCGGTCTGCGGCCCGCGCCGGGCATCGGTTTCTACGGCGCCACCAAGGCGATGTTGGCGCACATCACCAAGGAGCTCGCGTTGGAGCTCGGTCCGGACGTCCGGGTCAATGGCATTGCTCCGGCCGTGGTCAAGACGAAGTTCGCCACCGCGCTGTACGCGGACAAGGAGGACGAGATCGCCGCGGGCTACCCCTTGAAGCGGTTGGGAATTCCCGCCGACATCAGCGGTGCGGCGGCGTTCCTGCTCTCCGCGGAGGCATCCTGGATCACCGGGCAAATCCTGGTGCTCGACGGCGGTGTGACCCTGAGGGGCGGGGTGTAG
- a CDS encoding TetR/AcrR family transcriptional regulator encodes MTRSADDRTTAGVAAGAEPVPQRLLAVATRLFAEHGFEMTSVQQIVDAAGVTKGAMYHYFGSKDDLLYEIYARVLRDQHARMESAAESGAPVWERLHAVAADVVATTAANLDDTVIFFRSMHLLHPDKQAEVRAERRRYHERVCALIEEGQLAGVFRADKSADLVVDFFFGAVHHLGSWFRKDGKLSGDEVGEQFADLLLASLRP; translated from the coding sequence ATGACGCGGTCGGCGGACGATCGCACTACCGCCGGGGTGGCAGCGGGTGCCGAACCGGTTCCGCAGCGGTTGCTGGCCGTGGCCACGCGCTTGTTCGCCGAGCATGGCTTCGAGATGACCTCGGTGCAGCAGATCGTGGACGCCGCCGGGGTCACCAAGGGCGCGATGTACCACTACTTCGGCTCCAAGGATGACCTGCTCTACGAGATCTACGCACGGGTGCTGCGGGACCAGCACGCGCGGATGGAGAGCGCGGCGGAAAGCGGCGCCCCGGTGTGGGAGCGGCTGCACGCGGTGGCGGCGGACGTGGTCGCCACGACGGCCGCCAACCTGGACGACACGGTGATCTTCTTCCGCTCGATGCACCTGCTGCACCCGGATAAGCAGGCCGAGGTGCGCGCGGAGCGGCGGCGCTACCACGAGCGGGTGTGCGCGCTGATCGAGGAAGGTCAGCTCGCCGGGGTCTTCCGCGCGGACAAGTCGGCGGATCTGGTCGTGGACTTCTTCTTCGGCGCGGTGCATCACCTCGGCAGCTGGTTCCGCAAGGACGGCAAGCTCAGCGGCGACGAGGTCGGCGAACAGTTCGCCGACCTGCTGCTCGCCTCGCTCCGGCCCTAG
- a CDS encoding MaoC family dehydratase produces the protein MRLFTSREEIIAAKGEKLGTSEWLTITQEQVNQFAEATLDRQWIHIDVERAEQGPFGGPIAHGFLTLSLLSKLNSQTYRFEGAKMAINYGLNRVRFPSPVLVGSRIRSSTELADVTEVDGGLQLTIKSTIEIDGGSKPACVAEGLTRIIF, from the coding sequence TTGCGCTTATTCACCAGCAGGGAAGAGATCATCGCGGCCAAGGGCGAGAAGCTCGGCACCAGTGAATGGCTTACGATCACGCAGGAACAGGTGAACCAGTTCGCCGAGGCCACCCTGGACCGCCAGTGGATCCACATCGACGTCGAGCGCGCCGAACAGGGCCCGTTCGGCGGCCCTATCGCGCACGGATTCCTCACCCTGAGCCTGCTATCGAAGCTGAACTCCCAGACCTACCGGTTCGAGGGCGCCAAGATGGCGATCAACTATGGCCTGAACAGGGTCCGCTTCCCCAGCCCGGTCCTGGTCGGCTCCCGGATCCGCTCCAGCACCGAACTCGCGGACGTGACCGAAGTGGACGGCGGCCTGCAGCTGACGATCAAGTCCACCATCGAGATCGACGGCGGCAGCAAACCCGCCTGCGTGGCAGAGGGCCTCACCCGCATCATCTTCTGA
- a CDS encoding acyl-CoA dehydrogenase family protein, with translation MSAPDLLYSEVEEDLRANVRRLLRDRCDWTAVLARCETDEPYDLALWRTLAGELGLASLLVSEELGGAGASTRELSVVAEEIGRSVAPVPFLSNLLTTATLVACADEPRVRELLPQFIDGSRLGTVAVGLTTVPYSAFPQSVKAEGTALSGSVSAVVDLEVADYVVVPAVDADGAALYLVDASVSGVSRSATTPLDLTRRFGTITLDRAVGERIASGADAERILRQALVTTAGLLAAEQVGLAQKCLDVTVEYAKTRYQFGRQIGSFQAIKHRLADLWAGVSSARAVARNAADTLARGDDETELAVAIAQAYCSDLVVLAAEEHLQLHGGIGMTWEHPAHLYLGRAKSSQLAFGIADHHRQRIGELADLPMP, from the coding sequence ATGAGCGCGCCGGATCTGCTCTACAGCGAAGTGGAAGAGGACCTGCGCGCGAACGTGCGCCGGCTGCTGCGGGACCGGTGCGACTGGACCGCCGTGCTGGCCCGCTGCGAAACCGACGAGCCCTACGACCTGGCGTTGTGGCGGACCCTCGCCGGGGAGCTCGGGCTCGCCTCGCTGCTGGTGTCCGAAGAGCTCGGCGGCGCGGGTGCCAGCACCCGGGAACTCTCGGTCGTGGCCGAGGAGATCGGCCGATCCGTGGCGCCAGTGCCGTTCCTGAGCAACCTGCTGACCACGGCCACCTTGGTGGCCTGCGCCGACGAACCGCGAGTCCGGGAACTCCTGCCGCAGTTCATCGACGGCTCGCGGCTGGGCACCGTCGCCGTCGGGTTGACCACCGTGCCCTACAGTGCGTTCCCGCAATCGGTGAAGGCCGAGGGGACCGCGCTGAGCGGTTCGGTGTCGGCGGTAGTGGACCTGGAGGTCGCCGACTACGTCGTGGTGCCCGCGGTTGACGCCGACGGCGCGGCGCTGTACCTGGTGGACGCTTCGGTGTCCGGAGTGTCGCGGAGCGCGACGACGCCGCTGGACCTCACCCGGCGGTTTGGCACGATCACTTTGGACCGTGCGGTCGGCGAGCGGATCGCCTCCGGTGCCGACGCCGAACGGATCCTGCGGCAGGCGCTGGTCACCACGGCCGGTCTGCTGGCCGCCGAGCAGGTGGGGCTGGCCCAGAAGTGCCTGGACGTCACCGTGGAGTACGCCAAGACGCGCTACCAGTTCGGCCGCCAGATCGGCTCGTTCCAGGCGATCAAGCACCGGCTGGCCGACCTGTGGGCCGGAGTGAGCTCGGCGCGGGCCGTCGCCCGCAATGCCGCCGACACCCTGGCGCGCGGCGACGACGAGACCGAACTCGCGGTGGCCATCGCCCAGGCATACTGCTCCGACCTGGTCGTGCTGGCCGCCGAGGAGCACCTCCAACTGCACGGCGGCATCGGGATGACCTGGGAACACCCGGCGCACCTGTACCTGGGGCGGGCCAAGAGCTCCCAGCTCGCCTTCGGCATCGCCGACCACCACCGGCAGCGCATCGGCGAACTCGCCGACCTGCCGATGCCGTAG
- a CDS encoding acyl-CoA dehydrogenase family protein, with protein sequence MTVDADELRGIVRGFLAANDPRGMDRLDFLRARFDAGLAWVHFPAGLGGLGAARELQPLVDAAFAEAGAPDNRPHLNSIGLGMAAPTILRFGNDEQRRRYLRPLWTGEEIWCQLFSEPGAGSDLASLATRAVRDEAGVGSEAEWVVDGQKVWTSLAHRARWAILVARSDPDQPKHQGLTYFICDMTAPGVEVRPLRQITGEAEFNEVFLTGVRIPDSQRLGEIGQGWQVALGTLMNERVAIGGRAPAREGGLIGIAAEAWREHPEKRTHGLHNRLLRLWVDAEATRLTSLRLRQQLAAGDPGPEGSAVKIAFAELNQAITGFELEFLGEPGLAYDDWTFHQPEFTDFAKRGPGFRYLRAKGNSIEGGTTEILRNIIAERVLGLPPESRTDKDRPWKELPR encoded by the coding sequence ATGACCGTGGACGCCGACGAACTTCGTGGCATCGTGCGGGGTTTCCTCGCCGCGAACGATCCGCGGGGCATGGACCGACTGGATTTCCTGCGGGCGCGCTTCGACGCCGGGCTGGCGTGGGTGCACTTCCCCGCCGGTCTCGGTGGACTGGGCGCCGCGCGGGAGTTGCAGCCGCTGGTGGACGCGGCGTTCGCCGAGGCGGGCGCCCCGGACAACCGACCGCACCTGAACTCCATCGGGCTGGGCATGGCCGCGCCGACGATCCTGCGCTTCGGCAACGACGAACAGCGCCGCCGCTATCTTCGTCCACTTTGGACCGGAGAGGAGATCTGGTGCCAGCTGTTCAGCGAACCGGGCGCGGGCTCGGACCTCGCGAGCCTGGCCACCCGGGCGGTGCGCGACGAGGCGGGCGTGGGGAGCGAGGCAGAGTGGGTGGTGGACGGGCAGAAGGTCTGGACGTCGCTGGCGCACCGGGCCCGCTGGGCGATCCTGGTCGCCCGCTCCGACCCGGACCAGCCCAAGCACCAGGGCCTGACCTACTTCATCTGCGACATGACCGCGCCGGGCGTGGAAGTCCGCCCGCTGCGGCAGATCACCGGTGAGGCGGAGTTCAACGAGGTGTTCCTGACCGGGGTGCGAATCCCGGACTCGCAACGCCTCGGTGAGATCGGCCAGGGCTGGCAGGTCGCGCTGGGCACGCTGATGAACGAACGGGTCGCGATCGGCGGGCGGGCGCCCGCGCGGGAGGGCGGGCTGATCGGCATCGCCGCCGAAGCATGGCGCGAGCACCCGGAGAAACGCACGCACGGCCTGCACAACCGGCTGCTGCGGCTGTGGGTGGACGCCGAGGCGACCCGGCTGACCAGCCTGCGACTGCGCCAGCAGCTCGCGGCGGGTGACCCGGGCCCGGAGGGTTCGGCGGTCAAGATCGCGTTCGCCGAGCTCAACCAGGCAATCACCGGTTTCGAGCTGGAATTCCTCGGCGAGCCGGGGCTGGCCTACGACGACTGGACGTTCCACCAGCCGGAGTTCACCGACTTCGCCAAGCGCGGTCCGGGTTTCCGGTACCTGCGGGCGAAGGGCAACTCGATCGAGGGCGGCACCACCGAGATCCTGCGCAACATCATCGCCGAGCGGGTCCTGGGGCTGCCGCCGGAGAGCCGCACCGACAAGGACCGGCCGTGGAAGGAGCTACCGCGATGA
- the fabG gene encoding 3-oxoacyl-ACP reductase FabG has protein sequence MADTRVAIVTGAARGIGAATAKRLAEDGFAVAAIDLDEKRCAETVSAIESSEGKALAVGCDVSDAEQVQAAVNRVAAELGGPTVLINNAGVIRDNMLYKMSEDDWDTVMNVHLRGSFLMSRAVQRYMVEAMWGRIVNLSSTSALGNRGQANYSTAKAGLQGLTKTLAIELGKFGITANAIAPGFIATDMTRATAERIGMDFGDFTKAAADSIPVARVGQPEDIANTVSFFVDERSGFVSGQVIYVAGGPKA, from the coding sequence ATGGCAGACACTCGAGTCGCGATCGTCACCGGTGCCGCTCGCGGCATCGGCGCCGCCACTGCCAAGCGCTTGGCCGAGGACGGCTTCGCCGTGGCGGCCATCGACCTCGACGAGAAGCGGTGCGCCGAGACGGTGTCGGCCATCGAGTCCAGCGAAGGCAAGGCACTGGCCGTCGGCTGCGACGTCAGCGACGCCGAGCAGGTGCAGGCCGCCGTGAACCGCGTCGCCGCGGAGCTCGGCGGCCCCACGGTGCTGATCAACAACGCCGGCGTCATCCGGGACAACATGCTGTACAAGATGTCCGAGGACGACTGGGACACCGTGATGAACGTGCACCTGCGGGGCTCGTTCCTGATGAGCCGCGCGGTGCAGAGGTACATGGTCGAGGCCATGTGGGGCCGCATCGTCAACCTCTCCAGCACCTCCGCGCTGGGCAACCGCGGCCAGGCGAACTACTCCACCGCCAAGGCCGGGCTGCAGGGCCTGACCAAGACGCTGGCCATCGAGCTCGGCAAGTTCGGCATCACCGCCAATGCCATCGCGCCCGGCTTCATCGCCACCGACATGACCAGGGCGACCGCCGAGCGGATCGGCATGGACTTCGGCGACTTCACCAAGGCCGCGGCCGACAGCATCCCGGTCGCCCGCGTCGGCCAGCCGGAGGACATCGCCAACACGGTGTCGTTTTTCGTCGACGAGCGCTCCGGCTTCGTCTCCGGCCAGGTCATCTACGTGGCCGGCGGGCCGAAGGCGTGA